gtatctcctgcccgagggcagcagttcaaaaagtttgtCCAGTgtgagatgggtcccttatgatgttttgggcctttaTGAGGCACCTGGCGCTGTACAGTTCATCCagggaggggagagagcagccagtgatcttcatggcagtttttatggccctctaaagcagtggtccccaaccaccgggccgcacaagaaatttaaaaaaaaaaaaaaaaaaaaaaatttatttaaatttttttttttaaatcaacataaacacaatatatacattatatatcaatatagatcaatacagtctgcagagatacagtccgtaagcacacacgattgtatttctttatgaaaaaaaaatcaaataaacatttttatttttaaattttttttatttcttgtgttcgtgggacaaattttcaagcgttgaccggtccgcagctacaaaaaggttggggaccactgctctaaagtgcATCGATGTTGACTGGTTAACTTTTGTCTCCTGAAACAATACTGAAATCCTTCAAAGATTTGAACAGTGCAGACATCGAGCTCACTGGATCTACAATATGACTTCATCTGCGTATAATGATAACTTGTAGGTCTTAAACTTCTAGGAGTGCTGAATTTTTGTGTTTGGTTTCGAAGGCGCGGCGACGTGCACTTAAACATCCGCCGCACCCTGAATCGCACGGGGCTGGAGAGCGACGAAGACCTGGAAGTGACGGCTGAGGTGACCGATTCTCCtcctcctgctgctgctgctgctgctgccactGCTGCCGAGTGAGCGACGGAACGTGCGGCAGGTCAACATATTCGGATGAATGACAATAATTGTACAACTATAGCCAAACAAAAGCCATGACATTCCGAAAGTATCCTTTCATATCCTCGCTGATGTTTTACATATAATGCAATACTATTTGGGCCAAATGTTCATCTCAATGACTGAATATTTTTCTATGCTACTGAAAGGGTGCTGCTGTGGTATAACTTCTCACtgtcaggcttttttttttttttgtagtttgcgTATATGTTATGGTGCAGGTGCAAACTGGAGTACACATTTGACATTATTAGATAAAGTCTGTATAActatggtggtggtggtgggtcgCTTTCACTGTAACATTTACCAGCAAGGCTCACACCCTGCACATTTGCCTATATCACTGTTGAATACTGCACATTTTGGGGGTGAAATGGAACTCCTGCATTATCATAAACGCATATATTGTTGCCAATATTTTATGGCTGGTGTTTTTTTACCAAATGCcttaattcaataaatatatgaATATCCACAACATGGGTTTGGTTATCACTTGTGTGTCTTGTTATGCACGCCTTAGCACAGGGGTGACAAACTctgtttcattgagggccacgttgcagttttggctgccctcagagggccggccgcttgtaacattaataaataaatgataaatgggttatacttgtatagcgcttttctaccttcaaggtactcaaagcgctttgacccattcacacacacatttcacaCACTGATTAGCCGCATGATATTCTCACACGattacctatgcatttgattaggaATGTATATTTTAAATACgctgagaaaaaaaaaacgtgggttttgcggttaaaaaaaatggcacaattttaccataaaatttacagtaaaatgatcacactattttactgtaaaattcgggtgattgagctgccagttttttggggttttttgcattaaaaatatgGTTACTGTTTTCacagtattactgtaaatgtaaaaatgatactacagtttttttcttactgtaggattctgaagaccgagctgtttaaaaatatatatatactgtatatatagtcatgtttacagtgtacaatttgatggataacttgcgttaaaatcataaggctaagtagatatttactaggggtgtgggaaaaaaatcgattcaaattcgaatcacgattctcacattgtgcgattcagaatcgattctcattaaaaaaaaatcgatttatttaaaaaaaaaaaaaaaaaaaattaaccttttttttttttactttctatttttttaaattcaacaatccaacaaaacaatacacagcaataccatgacaatgcaatccaattccaaaaccaaacccgacccagcaacactcagaactgcaataaacagagcaattgagaggagacacaaacactacacagaacaaagcaaaagtagtgaaacaaaaattattatcaacagtatcaatattagttacaatttcaacatagcagtgatgaaAAATccctgacattatcattagacatttataaaaaaaagaatagtgtcacagtggcttacacttgcatcgcatctcataagcttgacaacacactgtgtccaatatttttacaaagataaaataagtcatatttttggttcatttaatagttacaacaaatttgcattattgctatcagttgataaaacattgtcctttacaattataaatgctttttacaaaaatctactactctgcttgcatgtcagcagactggggtagatcctgctgaaatctatgtattgaatgaatagagaatccttttgaatcgggaaaatactGTTTTTGAATCGAaagaaatcgattttgaatcgaatcgtgactccaagaatcgatattgaatcgaatcgtgggacacccaaagattcgcagccctaatatttacgtatgttttttaccccaaaaatgtttcgaatgtatgataatagaatatctgttgcattattagatagatTAAAGTTAAAAGATATATAATTGTATGCAATACATGTCTTTTTttccctgttaaaaaaaaaaggggggggggaaaGATAAACTACTTAATTGATgcgcattatttccaggctttcacaggccattcaaaatgatgtggcgggccagatctagtccctgggccttgagtttttgacacctgtgccttagCAAGTGTCTTAAGTGCCGTCATAGGCCTCGGACAAGCACGACAACCATcttttaacattagcatggtaactttttaccctagcttttttgctaatgtATGTTTAAAggttaaaaatcatggattttgatacatggcgccatcttggaactACGCCGGCTTCGGCCGACCCCGGGGCCACAGGTTTAGGGCACAGATACCTGGCCCACCAAAATCTCTGGTGGGCCAGAAATTTCTAACTATATTGTCAATGTTCTATTATTCACAAACATAATTAGacaaaccttttttgcaccacaaaCATttaggacaagtttggggagattttgacaaaagGTGGTGTTGGGGAGAATGGGGGTTataattaataacattaaaactatTATAGTtggacaaaaacattttgcagcacacaaGATTTTGAATAACTGCACACACAAAACTATTTGCAGTACAAAggtttttaatatttgcaatgataAGTGGGGCCATCTGCACAAAAGTAAACTCTAAATGTGGACTCTCTGACATGTTACGAAACATGCGCAAACAAGTCCGTGGGCGAGCACCTGTACTTTGATGCGTGGATTAAGTTAAGGTGGGTGCAGACATAATCCATCATTCAGGAAAAAAAGCAGCTCTTCACTGTAAGTGGACAAGATGTTGTTCTTCATCCTCGCTGCCGTGCTTGTGGCCGCCGGGCAGTCGGCTCCTCTGGGTCACTGCGACACGCTGACTCAGCAGTTGCAAATCCAAGGGCGGGACCAGGTAATTTGCGTCGTTTTGGGAGATTTTTCCTCCGCAGTCCGCGTGTGTGATCACATGTCCACTCTGTGCTGCAGTTCTTGGGCAGGTGGACCTTGGCGGCTGCCAGCACCAACCTTCAGGGAATCGCGGCCCTTGCCATGGCTTTGGTGGACACTGTGTGGTTGAAAAGCACGCCAGCCAATGAGAGCGATGCCTTCTATGTGCTTCAAGTTCAGAAAACGTACGGTAACTCTGCTCGACAAAtgatctgctcagtggccttgtggttagtgtccgccctgagatcggtaggtcgtgagttcaaaccccggccgagtcataccaaagactacaaaccccgtttccatatgagttgggaaattgtgttagatgtaaatataaacggaatacaatgatttgcaaatccttttcaacccatattcaattgaatgcactacaaagacaagatatttgatgttcaaactcataaactttttttttttgcaaataattaacttagaatttcatggctgcaaaacgtgccaaagtagttggggaagggcatgttcaccactgtgttacatggcctttccttttaacaacactcagtaaacatttgggaactgaggagacacattttttaagcttctcaggtggaattctttcccattcttgcttgatgtacagcttaagttgttcaacagtccgggggtctccgttgtggtattttaggcttcataatgcgccacacattttcaatgggagacaggtctggactacaggcaggccagtctagtacccgcgctcttttactttgaagccacgttgatgtaacacgtggcttggcattgtcttgctgaaataagcaggggcgtccatggtaacgttgcttggatggcaacacatgttgctccaaaacctgtatgtaatggcgccttcacagatgtgtaagttacccatgtcttgggcactaatacacccccataccatcacagatgctggcttttccactttgcgcctataacaatccggatggttcttttcctctttggtctggaggacaccacgtccacagtttccagaaacaatttgaaatgtggactcgtcagaccacagaacacttttccactttgtatcagtccatcttagatgagctcaggcccagcgaagccgacagcgtttctgggtgttgttgataaactgttttcgccttgcataggagagttttaacttgcacttgcagatgtagcgaccaactgtagttattgacagtgggtttctgaagtgttcctgagcccgtgtggtgatatcctttacacactgatgtcgcttgttgatgcagtacagcctgagggatcgaaggtcacgggcttagctgcttacgtgcagtgatttctccagattctctgaaccctttgatgatattacggaccgtagatggtgaaatccctaaattccttgcaatagctggttgagagatgtttttcttaaactgttcaaaaatttgctcacgcatttgttgacaaagtagtgaccctcgccccatccttgtttgtgaatgactgagcatttcatggaatctacttttatactcaatcatggcacccacctgttcccaatttgcctgttcacctgtgggatgttccaaataagtgtttgatgagcattcctcaactttatcagtatttatggccacctttcccaacttctttgtcacgtgttgctggcatcaaattctaaagttaatgattatttgcaaatcattatcagtttgaacatcaaatatgttgtctttgtagcatattcaattgaatatgggttgtaaattatttgcaaatcattgtattccgtttatatttacatctaacacaatttcccaactcatggaaacggggtttgtataaaaatgggacccattacctccctgcttggcactcagcatcaagggtcggaattgggggttaaatcaccagaaatgattcctgcgcgcggccaccgctgctgctcactgctcccctcacctcccagagggtcaacaaggggatgggtcaaatgcagaggacaaatttcaccacacctagtgtgtgtgtgacaatcattggtactttaactttactaatTCATACTTTGGTCAAATTCGGAGTGTACTTTCTAAGAGGGCCCCAATTTAAGAGTGTCTTGAGACAAGAGCAGTCCCTCAGCTAGTTGCTATGTTTTATATTTGAATTGCAAACTTCTAGTATTAGCttgtagctagagatggacatacaatcgtggtcaaaagttgacatacacttgtaaataacataatgtcatggctgtcttgagtttccaatcatttctacaactcttatttttttgtgatagagtgattggagcacatacttgttggtcacaaaaaacattcagaaTGTCCAATTGCTTGTTTTCTCGCAAAAAGGTTTGGCAACTGCTACAGCACGACTTCCAAGATGACTTTGGTCAACAACACTCTCGCCACGGGTGAGTTGGACGAGTAAACATTCCCATCGATCCCCTCGCTGctccttttatttggactttgggCTACAAAAAGTCTGCAAATGAACTTCTCTGTGTTTGCGTTTGATGCCCAGTGCAACCTCTTCCTGCCTCTGGGGCTCTTCTGATGACCAGCTGCACCGACTGCATGGTTACGCAGTCCAATTATACCATCGGGGGGAGCCCATACCGTGAAGTGCTGCTTCTGAGTAAAGAAACACTCACACAAGTTAACAATTTCTTCCTCACATTGCATTTTGAGAGCATAATATTTTCATGCATACTATATTTCCTTGGTATTATTTATCAATGTTTTCTTTTCTATCTAAACAACTTAGTTCCTTATCTCACCAGCTCCAAATTACAGTTACAACACTATCACCATCTTGTGAGAAATCCTACAGTTTGTCTCCTCTGCTTACGTGCCAAAGCCTCCAATTTTTGCCAGGAATTCCAGTTtctgtccttctttcctggcatCTTCCgcccgttttgtttgttttcgctaCTGCAGAGATGGAGTCGCTCGACAAGGTCGGAGCGTGAGCTCATTAAAGGAGCGCGGCGAGTTTTTATGTCACCGGGACTCAATCAAATAACGCTGTTATATGTTcactgacatataatattcatctTTAAATAACTTTTATTGCAAATAAATATCACCTTCAAATATCGATTATCAGCCTCcttgactacactgcaaaaagtcagtgttcaaaaacaaggaaaaaaaatacaaaaattagggggtattttacttgaactaaggaaaattatttgccaatagaacaagaaaatgtggcttgtcaagactttccaaaacaagtaaaattagctaacttcaatgaacccaaaaataccttaaaataagtatattctcactaataagtgcacttttcttgatagaaaaaactaatataaaaaaacttttttctcagtatgttgaaaaatattcttaaaataagtaaatgcaagtgccattatcttgacataatgatatgcgctctgcattacatttcttgaaaccagcgaaCTTATacaaaaaactagtttatttttcttaatggaaggcaacaaggcaaccgcttgttactctcggggtctacgagccgctcaggcaaatcaaattgtctaaaaaggcatttttccatccataacatgacatcatcgcgccaagtgcgtgctctttcagtcaattagtgtgcaaggaatatatatgtttatatatatatatatatatatatatatatatatatatatatatatatatatatatatatatatatatatatatatatatatatatatatatatatattttatttatttttattttttttacagcccggcccccggccaattttttttttttttgtaattttgaagaatttatctgaatgtgcatgaactatttctgttcaaaattgtttgaaatgtcaaatgtttaaatattaactgtcagtttactgtagtgtgccaactgtactactataagagtacatcttttctattgttttattgaaaataaaacagcaaagtccatttggctgtcatctgttttaattatgggacacaattgtgtcagtcattattttttatttcatgcttgaaataagacattattactttgaaaaagcagttttatacttgtgagtgttgatgacacagctttgcaacagttgatattctagtttcaagcatgttttactcaatataggtcataaaatctcagctacaagctgtaatatcttactgagatcatttaggaccaaaacccttaaaacaagtaaaacactctaacataaaatctgcttagtgagaagaattatcttatcagacagaaaataagcaaatatcacccttatttgaggtgtttattcttacttacatttcagtttttgcagtgtactaatAATCGATATCGGCCACAGAACAAAACATATCGTTCGATCTCTACGAGTCCAACCTATGAACTCGTCTTGTATAGCTGAGGCTGAAGTAGTTTTTAAAGATTGACTTCAAAAATACTAATACTGTACAGCAGTTATGAGGTCAAATGTTACcgatactggaaaaaaaaatgggAGTGATTGTCTCTCGATCAGGGCTGTAcaaacc
The Entelurus aequoreus isolate RoL-2023_Sb linkage group LG18, RoL_Eaeq_v1.1, whole genome shotgun sequence DNA segment above includes these coding regions:
- the LOC133633587 gene encoding uncharacterized protein LOC133633587, translating into MLFFILAAVLVAAGQSAPLGHCDTLTQQLQIQGRDQFLGRWTLAAASTNLQGIAALAMALVDTVWLKSTPANESDAFYVLQVQKTFGNCYSTTSKMTLVNNTLATVQPLPASGALLMTSCTDCMVTQSNYTIGGSPYREVLLLTRRAKVSTAEIEEFKRQVACLNLPPATVLDSDKGFCPDDLKNTADLTDPVSRWFERRRV